In a single window of the Arthrobacter sp. StoSoilA2 genome:
- a CDS encoding molybdopterin molybdotransferase MoeA has translation MPAPTWSQARQMAFDCAVPLASASVPLADAIGNVLTTDVTACQDLPHYASSAMDGWAIHGGGPWEITTPGLPLAPGQASVIATGGLVPEGAVAVLQKESGHAFDAGYGLQLSLRPDAKPGETLPGRHIRPAGEEARAGDVLVPSGTLLNPAHIALAAVAGHDELQVQRKPRVAVVLTGSEVVTSGVPAAGQVRDTFGPQLGAVISQLGGIPGGQQRIGDSYEEWLSALDSPPGGGHPDVTITTGGTGKSGTDHFRAAVAALGGRLLLDGVAMRPGHPAVLAELPDGRFIIGLPGNPLAAMMALMTIGEPLLAALQNRPFRTAGHLTSGADVDPGPGRTQLIPCTFVHGLAFPASHTGPGMMRGLAWADGFMAVPPGGVEAGEPVPVMPLPWTSGWTSAWTSAWTSAWTQAQATTDFPNLSGRYAPWHG, from the coding sequence ATGCCTGCCCCAACGTGGTCCCAAGCCAGGCAGATGGCCTTCGATTGCGCTGTTCCGCTTGCGTCAGCGTCTGTACCACTGGCAGACGCGATCGGAAACGTGCTGACCACTGATGTGACGGCGTGCCAGGACCTTCCGCACTACGCGTCCTCTGCCATGGATGGCTGGGCCATTCATGGCGGAGGACCGTGGGAGATCACGACGCCGGGGCTGCCGCTGGCACCGGGACAAGCCAGCGTTATTGCCACCGGTGGCCTGGTTCCGGAAGGTGCCGTGGCGGTACTTCAGAAGGAGAGCGGACACGCCTTCGACGCCGGATACGGGCTGCAGCTCTCACTGAGACCCGACGCGAAACCCGGCGAGACGCTCCCCGGCCGGCATATACGGCCAGCCGGTGAAGAAGCCCGGGCCGGCGACGTCCTCGTGCCCTCCGGCACACTCCTTAATCCTGCCCACATTGCCCTTGCTGCCGTAGCAGGCCACGACGAACTGCAGGTGCAACGCAAGCCGCGGGTCGCCGTCGTGCTTACCGGCTCCGAAGTGGTGACCTCGGGTGTGCCGGCAGCGGGGCAGGTTCGCGACACCTTCGGCCCGCAACTCGGCGCAGTGATTTCCCAGCTGGGCGGAATTCCAGGCGGCCAGCAACGGATCGGCGACTCATACGAAGAGTGGCTGTCCGCACTTGACTCTCCGCCCGGAGGCGGACACCCGGATGTCACGATCACCACCGGCGGCACCGGCAAATCCGGAACTGACCACTTCCGCGCCGCAGTGGCCGCGCTCGGTGGGCGCCTACTGCTCGACGGCGTCGCTATGCGCCCCGGTCATCCTGCAGTATTGGCTGAACTCCCGGACGGCCGCTTCATCATCGGCCTCCCAGGCAACCCCCTGGCCGCAATGATGGCCCTCATGACCATCGGCGAACCACTGCTCGCTGCCCTCCAAAACAGGCCTTTCCGCACAGCTGGCCACCTCACGTCCGGGGCGGACGTCGATCCGGGTCCTGGCCGGACACAACTCATCCCCTGCACCTTCGTCCACGGGCTCGCTTTTCCTGCTTCCCACACGGGTCCTGGCATGATGCGCGGGCTGGCTTGGGCCGACGGTTTCATGGCCGTTCCCCCTGGCGGAGTTGAAGCAGGCGAACCCGTCCCGGTCATGCCGCTGCCCTGGACCAGCGGCTGGACCAGCGCCTGGACAAGCGCCTGGACAAGCGCCTGGACACAGGCGCAAGCAACCACAGATTTCCCCAACCTGTCAGGAAGGTACGCACCATGGCACGGATGA
- the fdhA gene encoding formaldehyde dehydrogenase, glutathione-independent, translated as MSGNRAVAYKEPGVVEIINTDYPTFELKDGPGVNPANVGRKVPHGAILRTVTTNICGSDQHMVRGRTTAPQDLVLGHEITGEVVEVGPDVEFIKVGDIVSVPFNISCGRCRNCKEQKTGICLNVNPDRPGSAYGYVDMGGWVGGQAEYVLVPYADWNLLRFPDRDQALEKIMDLTMLSDIFPTGFHGAVTAGVGVGSTVYVAGAGPVGLAAAVGAQLLGAAVVIVGDMNEDRLAQARSFGCETVNVSNGDPKEQIAQILGVPEVDCGVDAVGFEARGHGRDASHEAPATVLNSLMDITAAGGSLGIPGLYVTGDPGGIDEAAKHGSLSLSLGTGWAKSLSFTTGQCPVMKYNRQLMMAILHDKVQIAKAVNAQAIPLEDAPRGYAEFDAGAATKFVLNPNGYVKA; from the coding sequence ATGTCTGGAAACCGAGCAGTCGCCTACAAGGAACCCGGTGTCGTCGAAATCATCAACACTGACTACCCGACGTTCGAACTCAAGGACGGACCGGGCGTCAACCCGGCCAACGTCGGCCGGAAGGTACCGCATGGCGCGATCCTCCGCACGGTGACAACCAACATCTGCGGTTCCGACCAGCACATGGTCCGCGGCCGCACCACAGCCCCGCAGGACCTGGTCCTCGGCCACGAAATCACCGGCGAAGTGGTGGAGGTGGGTCCCGACGTCGAGTTCATCAAGGTGGGCGACATCGTCTCGGTGCCGTTCAACATTTCCTGCGGCCGGTGCCGGAACTGCAAAGAGCAAAAGACCGGGATCTGCCTCAACGTCAACCCTGACCGCCCGGGCAGCGCTTACGGCTATGTGGATATGGGCGGCTGGGTAGGCGGACAGGCCGAATACGTGCTGGTTCCCTATGCCGACTGGAACCTGCTGCGCTTCCCGGACCGCGACCAGGCCCTGGAAAAGATCATGGACCTGACCATGCTCTCGGACATCTTCCCCACAGGCTTCCACGGCGCCGTTACGGCCGGCGTGGGCGTAGGGTCCACGGTGTACGTCGCCGGTGCCGGCCCTGTGGGTCTGGCTGCCGCCGTCGGCGCCCAGTTGCTTGGCGCCGCCGTCGTGATTGTGGGCGACATGAACGAAGACCGGCTGGCACAGGCGCGCTCGTTCGGCTGTGAAACCGTCAACGTCTCCAACGGTGACCCGAAGGAGCAGATCGCGCAGATCCTCGGAGTGCCGGAAGTGGATTGCGGCGTGGACGCGGTTGGTTTCGAAGCCCGGGGCCACGGAAGGGACGCCTCGCACGAGGCTCCAGCCACCGTGCTGAACTCCCTTATGGACATCACCGCAGCCGGCGGCTCCCTTGGTATCCCGGGCCTCTACGTCACGGGCGATCCGGGCGGAATCGATGAAGCAGCCAAGCACGGCTCCCTCTCGCTCTCACTGGGCACCGGCTGGGCAAAGTCCCTGTCCTTCACCACGGGCCAGTGCCCGGTGATGAAGTACAACCGCCAATTGATGATGGCCATCCTCCACGACAAGGTCCAGATCGCCAAGGCAGTCAATGCCCAAGCCATCCCCCTCGAGGACGCTCCCCGCGGCTACGCCGAGTTCGACGCCGGTGCGGCAACAAAGTTCGTACTGAACCCGAACGGCTACGTGAAGGCTTAG
- a CDS encoding heme-binding protein, whose protein sequence is MSDITQVQADAVLAAARDAARGTETAMNIAVVDAGGNLKAFTRMDGAWLGSIDISIKKARTARYFDMPTGAIGELSQPGGPLYNIEVSNGGLITFPGGIPLRGEDGTVIGAIGVSGSTVENDHTVASAGAAVELQGAARP, encoded by the coding sequence ATGTCTGATATCACCCAAGTCCAAGCAGATGCTGTACTAGCTGCGGCGCGCGACGCCGCGCGCGGAACCGAAACAGCAATGAACATCGCCGTGGTGGACGCCGGCGGCAACCTCAAGGCCTTCACCCGCATGGACGGGGCGTGGCTCGGCAGCATCGACATCTCCATCAAGAAGGCACGCACCGCCCGCTACTTCGACATGCCCACGGGCGCAATCGGCGAGCTTTCGCAGCCGGGGGGACCGTTGTACAACATCGAGGTCTCCAACGGCGGACTCATTACGTTCCCGGGTGGCATCCCCCTGCGAGGGGAGGACGGCACTGTAATCGGGGCGATCGGCGTCAGTGGCAGCACGGTAGAGAACGACCACACCGTGGCGTCCGCAGGAGCAGCAGTAGAGCTTCAGGGCGCGGCCCGGCCGTAA
- a CDS encoding FdhF/YdeP family oxidoreductase, whose amino-acid sequence MASKAPRENIDESKLTVTKPKTKAVGIPAVANALKISLEQMGPVRSVQTLLAVNQIDGFDCMGCAWPEHEKRNAAEFCENGAKAVAEEATRRRVTPEFFAQHSVAELKTRDDYWLGQQGRLTHPMFLDEGATHYTPIEWDKAYDLMAEELRGMDHPDQAVFYTSGRTSNEAAFVYQLLVRGLGTNNLPDCSNMCHESSGSALVETIGIGKGSVSLTDLETASLIFVAGQNPGTNHPRMLSALEKAKKNGAVIVSVNPLPEAGLLHFENPQHVAGMVVGTQLTDDFLQIRAGGDQALFQGLGKYLLEAEAAGRNTPGLETVLDHRFIEDHTVGIDEYLRFLEKVEWDDIVEATGLTLEQIHSTGERLLASNATIVCWAMGLTQHKHSVPTLRDVVNVLLLQGNIGKPGAGVCPVRGHSNVQGDRTMGIFEKMPEKFHDRLDNEFEFLSPREHGYDTVAAIRAMRDGKVRFFMGMGGNFVRAAPDSEVTEQALANTRLSVQISTKLNHSHLSTGKRALILPTLGRTEKDTQRTGDQRVTVEDSMSAVHASRGRLKPASEHLHSEVAIVCNLAHRLFTDGAVRLPNAPKAAWLSMRDDYSLIRKHIEAVFDGFENFEERIQHPGGFVLPHPPRDARKFDTASGKAHFTGNELEYIKVPPGRLVLQTLRSHDQYNTTIYGKDDRYRGIHGGRRVVLINESDIAELGFADGEMVHLISEFQGTERRAEDFRIVSYSTPKGCAAAYYPETNVLVPLDSVADTSGTPTSKSVIVRLERA is encoded by the coding sequence ATGGCTTCCAAAGCCCCACGTGAAAACATCGACGAGTCAAAGCTGACCGTCACCAAACCCAAGACAAAGGCTGTCGGCATTCCAGCCGTTGCCAACGCACTGAAAATCTCCCTGGAACAAATGGGCCCGGTGCGAAGCGTACAAACGCTGCTGGCAGTCAACCAGATCGATGGATTCGACTGCATGGGCTGCGCTTGGCCGGAACACGAGAAGCGCAACGCGGCAGAGTTCTGCGAGAACGGGGCCAAGGCCGTCGCCGAGGAAGCCACCCGGCGCCGTGTCACGCCAGAGTTCTTTGCCCAGCACTCCGTTGCTGAACTGAAGACCCGCGATGACTACTGGCTCGGCCAGCAGGGCCGGCTGACCCACCCTATGTTCCTCGATGAAGGCGCCACCCACTACACGCCCATCGAATGGGACAAGGCCTATGACCTCATGGCCGAGGAACTCCGGGGCATGGACCATCCCGATCAGGCAGTCTTCTATACATCCGGCCGAACCTCCAACGAGGCTGCCTTCGTCTACCAACTCCTGGTGCGCGGCCTTGGCACGAACAACCTGCCGGACTGCTCCAACATGTGCCACGAGTCCTCAGGCTCCGCGCTGGTGGAAACCATCGGAATCGGCAAGGGTTCGGTCAGCCTGACCGACCTGGAGACGGCATCACTCATCTTCGTAGCCGGGCAGAACCCAGGCACCAACCATCCGCGCATGCTCAGCGCCCTGGAGAAGGCCAAGAAGAACGGCGCGGTCATCGTGTCCGTCAATCCACTTCCCGAAGCCGGACTCCTGCACTTTGAAAACCCCCAACACGTAGCAGGCATGGTGGTGGGAACCCAGCTGACGGATGACTTCCTGCAAATCCGTGCCGGCGGCGATCAAGCCCTCTTCCAGGGCCTCGGTAAATACCTCCTGGAAGCCGAAGCCGCGGGCCGCAATACCCCGGGCCTGGAAACCGTCCTTGACCACAGGTTCATCGAGGACCACACCGTGGGCATCGACGAATACCTGCGCTTCCTGGAAAAGGTGGAGTGGGACGACATCGTGGAAGCAACAGGCCTCACCCTGGAGCAGATCCACTCCACAGGCGAACGGCTCCTGGCCTCGAACGCCACCATCGTCTGCTGGGCCATGGGATTGACCCAGCACAAACACTCAGTACCTACCCTCCGCGACGTCGTTAACGTCCTGCTGCTTCAGGGGAACATCGGCAAGCCCGGCGCCGGAGTTTGCCCGGTGCGTGGCCACTCAAACGTCCAGGGCGACCGCACCATGGGCATCTTCGAGAAGATGCCGGAAAAGTTCCATGACCGGCTGGACAACGAGTTCGAGTTCCTGTCACCACGGGAGCACGGCTATGACACTGTTGCCGCCATCCGCGCCATGAGGGACGGAAAGGTCCGCTTCTTCATGGGGATGGGTGGAAACTTTGTTCGTGCCGCCCCTGACTCGGAGGTTACCGAACAAGCGCTCGCCAACACACGGTTGAGTGTCCAGATCTCCACAAAGCTGAACCACTCGCATCTGTCCACGGGTAAGCGGGCTTTGATTCTCCCAACACTTGGACGCACGGAGAAGGACACGCAGCGGACCGGTGACCAGAGGGTTACCGTGGAAGACTCCATGAGCGCGGTCCATGCATCCCGGGGACGCCTCAAGCCTGCGAGCGAGCACCTCCACTCGGAAGTTGCCATTGTGTGCAATCTTGCCCACCGGCTCTTCACCGACGGCGCCGTGCGCCTGCCCAACGCCCCCAAGGCCGCATGGCTGTCGATGCGTGATGACTACTCGCTGATCCGCAAACACATCGAGGCCGTCTTCGATGGCTTTGAGAACTTCGAAGAGCGGATCCAGCACCCGGGCGGCTTCGTGCTGCCGCACCCGCCGCGCGATGCCCGGAAGTTCGATACCGCTTCAGGCAAAGCACACTTCACAGGCAACGAGCTTGAATACATCAAGGTCCCGCCCGGCAGGCTGGTGCTCCAAACGCTGCGGTCACACGACCAGTACAACACCACAATCTACGGCAAGGACGACCGCTACCGCGGCATCCATGGTGGGCGGAGGGTGGTCCTCATCAACGAGTCCGATATCGCGGAGCTGGGATTTGCTGATGGCGAGATGGTCCACCTGATTTCAGAATTCCAGGGAACTGAACGCCGCGCAGAAGACTTCCGCATCGTTTCGTACTCCACCCCCAAGGGGTGTGCCGCTGCGTATTACCCGGAAACCAACGTCCTTGTACCGCTGGACTCTGTTGCCGATACCAGTGGGACGCCGACGTCCAAGTCCGTCATCGTCCGGCTCGAACGGGCCTGA
- a CDS encoding methylenetetrahydrofolate reductase, translating into METPIRLEVSPSADLARQLPPAYEAPGMISVTCLPHHGPARTVAASIELARLGYHVVPHLAARSIASQAELHLFLRQLHDEGVRELFLIAGDRSVPAGPYSWSGQLMEDIKAFPEDFSLGIAGYPEGHPQLSAEQLRSSLAGKSPLASSMVTQMCFSAESISSYLQELHRAGSRLPVWVGVPGPVSVQKLLAMGARLGVGRSLKLARGTGMAKALLRGGDVMRYDSSGLIREVHQALDGHPLFAGIHVYSFNDLSRPPRFEGKIAWLPKPHVKTSTSQS; encoded by the coding sequence ATGGAAACGCCGATCCGCTTGGAGGTTAGTCCCTCCGCTGACCTTGCCCGGCAACTGCCTCCCGCCTACGAGGCGCCGGGGATGATCAGCGTGACCTGCCTGCCGCATCACGGTCCGGCCAGGACGGTCGCTGCGTCGATTGAACTTGCCCGGCTGGGCTACCACGTCGTCCCGCACCTGGCAGCCCGGAGCATCGCCAGCCAGGCAGAGCTGCACCTGTTCCTACGTCAATTGCATGACGAGGGCGTCCGGGAACTTTTCCTCATTGCCGGAGACCGCAGCGTACCTGCCGGCCCTTATTCCTGGAGCGGCCAGCTGATGGAGGACATCAAGGCCTTCCCGGAAGATTTCTCCCTTGGCATCGCCGGCTACCCGGAAGGCCACCCTCAACTGAGCGCAGAACAGTTGCGGAGCAGCCTGGCCGGCAAGTCACCCCTGGCGTCGTCCATGGTCACGCAAATGTGCTTTTCGGCGGAATCCATCAGCTCATACCTGCAGGAGTTGCACCGGGCCGGATCACGGCTTCCAGTCTGGGTGGGCGTCCCCGGGCCGGTGTCCGTGCAGAAGCTGCTGGCCATGGGTGCGCGATTGGGTGTGGGACGCTCACTCAAGCTGGCCCGCGGCACAGGAATGGCCAAGGCACTCCTGCGCGGTGGTGACGTCATGCGCTATGACAGCTCCGGGCTGATCCGGGAAGTTCATCAGGCCCTCGACGGCCATCCGCTGTTTGCCGGCATCCACGTCTACAGCTTCAACGACCTCAGCCGCCCACCCAGATTTGAAGGGAAGATCGCATGGCTTCCAAAGCCCCACGTGAAAACATCGACGAGTCAAAGCTGA
- a CDS encoding bifunctional 5,10-methylenetetrahydrofolate dehydrogenase/5,10-methenyltetrahydrofolate cyclohydrolase, with translation MSTEVLSGKGLAALIQQRAQDEARLLEYEGQRPSLAVVVATDDESTHWYVRSIERAAERAGIGCRILDLGHDATEQVLASVLKDLSAEQSVNGIILQTPLPAGVRTDALVGLIAPEKDIDGANPLSLGRLAVGQPAFAPATAQAVVELLEHFQVPLAGRSVAVVGRSAVVGKPLSLLLLEKDATVTICHSKSGALERYTRPADVVVVAAGRTGLLTGSHVSPASVVIDVGTNVLPDGSLVGDVDEASVTGVAAALTPVPGGVGSVTTALLLLHTAEAARAQARLLEKTALVSGTAG, from the coding sequence GTGAGTACTGAAGTGCTTTCCGGAAAGGGACTGGCCGCCCTCATCCAGCAGCGTGCACAGGATGAGGCCCGCCTCCTTGAATATGAGGGCCAGCGCCCTTCACTGGCCGTGGTGGTGGCAACGGACGACGAGTCCACGCACTGGTACGTCCGCTCCATTGAGCGCGCCGCGGAGCGCGCCGGAATAGGTTGCCGGATCCTGGACCTTGGGCATGATGCCACGGAACAGGTGCTGGCGAGCGTGTTGAAAGACCTCAGCGCTGAGCAATCGGTCAACGGCATTATTCTTCAAACCCCGTTGCCCGCGGGTGTTCGAACAGACGCTCTCGTGGGGCTGATCGCTCCGGAAAAGGACATTGACGGCGCCAACCCGCTCAGCCTGGGCCGCCTGGCCGTGGGTCAGCCCGCCTTCGCCCCTGCAACCGCACAGGCCGTGGTGGAACTGCTTGAGCATTTCCAGGTTCCGCTCGCAGGACGGAGCGTCGCCGTCGTCGGGCGTTCCGCTGTGGTGGGAAAGCCGCTGTCCCTGCTGCTGCTCGAAAAGGACGCCACCGTCACCATCTGCCACTCCAAATCAGGGGCGCTTGAGCGCTATACCCGGCCCGCCGACGTCGTGGTTGTAGCCGCAGGGCGGACCGGGCTGCTGACGGGCAGCCACGTTTCGCCGGCGTCGGTAGTGATCGACGTCGGAACGAACGTCCTTCCCGACGGTTCCCTGGTGGGAGACGTGGACGAGGCCAGTGTCACTGGTGTGGCGGCTGCCCTGACGCCGGTACCCGGCGGGGTGGGCTCAGTGACCACCGCGTTGCTGCTCCTCCACACCGCTGAAGCTGCCCGGGCACAAGCACGGCTGCTGGAGAAGACGGCCCTGGTTTCTGGAACCGCTGGATAG
- a CDS encoding cyclodeaminase/cyclohydrolase family protein: MISSETINDYLARLASRQPTPGGGAAAALHAAQGAALVAMVARYTTGEKYAQHAEPVARITSAADHLIVEALRLADADEHAFQRVIDSYKLPSGTGELKAARAAGIQDALVQAAHTPAQLINLAGEVVELATELFDMANPNVISDVAAAADAARAAATTARVNIDINVVAIKDGEARSRLAEQTDGLEEKVVLAADSLVKRVRERILA, from the coding sequence TACCTTGCCAGGCTCGCTTCGCGGCAGCCCACCCCCGGCGGAGGTGCCGCCGCCGCCCTTCACGCCGCCCAGGGCGCCGCCTTGGTGGCCATGGTGGCCAGGTACACCACGGGTGAAAAGTATGCGCAGCATGCAGAACCCGTTGCCCGCATCACCAGCGCTGCGGACCATTTAATTGTTGAAGCGCTGCGCCTCGCAGACGCCGATGAGCACGCCTTCCAACGAGTAATTGATTCGTACAAACTCCCGTCCGGGACCGGGGAACTCAAGGCCGCGCGCGCTGCCGGCATCCAGGATGCCCTGGTCCAGGCGGCACACACACCTGCCCAGCTGATCAACCTGGCCGGTGAGGTGGTGGAACTCGCCACGGAACTCTTTGACATGGCCAACCCCAATGTCATCAGCGACGTCGCGGCAGCAGCAGATGCTGCCCGTGCCGCAGCCACAACCGCACGTGTCAACATCGACATCAACGTAGTGGCCATCAAGGATGGCGAAGCCCGCTCGCGCTTGGCAGAACAGACCGACGGCCTTGAGGAAAAAGTGGTCCTCGCAGCTGATTCCCTCGTCAAGCGCGTACGCGAAAGGATCCTCGCGTGA